In Amphiura filiformis unplaced genomic scaffold, Afil_fr2py scaffold_597, whole genome shotgun sequence, the following are encoded in one genomic region:
- the LOC140145779 gene encoding sepiapterin reductase-like: protein MSSSVFGSSTFCVVTGASQGIGQTVALHLAPKFGSNSVMVLTARNGTNLDETKAQLGTKAPNVEVRCVVGDLANQETIAKVAAECFDSVTPETFQHAIIVQCAGSLGDLVYIRDLNNAVDIQKEMLLNVTSAFVLTSKFLNTFQKSDSLRRTVINISSLAAIQPVKSWGLYCATKAGRDMVFKVVAEEEPDVRVLNWAPGPVRTVMITKCTEDSADADTRQMMRDARDSNMVLTCDQTCEMLMHVIEKDEFKSGDHVDYFDVKK from the coding sequence ATGTCTTCGTCGGTTTTTGGATCATCCACATTTTGTGTAGTAACGGGAGCAAGTCAAGGGATTGGTCAAACGGTAGCTCTTCATCTAGCACCCAAATTTGGCTCCAATTCTGTTATGGTGCTCACAGCACGAAATGGCACCAACTTGGACGAAACAAAGGCACAGTTAGGCACCAAAGCTCCCAATGTTGAAGTCAGGTGTGTTGTTGGAGACCTTGCCAATCAGGAAACCATAGCAAAAGTAGCTGCAGAGTGTTTTGACAGTGTTACGCCAGAAACATTCCAGCATGCCATTATTGTTCAATGTGCTGGTAGTTTAGGTGACTTGGTCTATATCAGAGATCTGAATAATGCAGTTGATATACAAAAAGAAATGCTCCTTAATGTCACCTCAGCATTTGTGTTGACATCAAAGTTTCTGAACACCTTCCAGAAATCTGATAGCCTTCGTCGTACAGTCATCAACATATCTTCATTAGCGGCCATTCAGCCTGTCAAAAGCTGGGGCTTGTACTGTGCCACTAAAGCTGGAAGAGACATGGTCTTCAAAGTTGTGGCTGAAGAGGAACCGGATGTACGGGTGTTAAATTGGGCCCCGGGACCGGTGCGCACAGTAATGATCACCAAGTGCACGGAGGATTCGGCTGATGCGGATACCAGACAGATGATGAGAGACGCAAGAGATAGTAACATGGTTTTGACGTGTGATCAAACGTGTGAGATGCTCATGCACGTCATAGAAAAAGATGAGTTCAAATCTGGAGATCATGTAGattattttgatgtcaaaaaaTAA
- the LOC140145755 gene encoding far upstream element-binding protein 3-like, with amino-acid sequence MTLPVGKGGSKIRELRDESGADVQVARGDDGDETRTVDITGSAEAVEKCKQMIEELINPTDNGDFGGGGGGGGGSWGNNQSGEQSGFGGGGGFGGGSRGGGGGFGGSSRGGGEGEAKLTINVESRRVGKIIGRGGSKIRELQDESGANVQVSRDRDVDEIPVDITGSAEAVERCRQMIEEILNPSGMSVLMGIKQL; translated from the exons ATGACTTTACCAGTTG GTAAAGGTGGATCAAAAATCAGAGAACTACGAGACGAAAGTGGTGCTGATGTACAG GTTGCACGAGGTGACGACGGGGATGAGACGCGTACAGTCGATATCACAGGCTCAGCTGAAGCGGtagaaaaatgtaaacaaatgatTGAAGAACTTATCAATCCAACAG ATAATGGAGACTTTggtgggggtggtggtggtggtggtggatcaTGGGGAAACAACCAGAGTGGAGAACAAAGTGGGtttggaggaggaggaggatttgGAGGAGGATCCCGTGGAGGAGGAGGTGGATTTGGAGGAAGTTCCAGAggtggaggagaaggagaagcgaAATTGACCATAAATGTGGAATCCAGACGAGTAGGAAAAATTATTG GTAGAGGCGGATCTAAAATCAGAGAACTACAAGATGAAAGTGGTGCCAACGTACAG GTCTCAAGAGATAGGGATGTAGATGAGATACCGGTAGATATCACAGGCTCAGCTGAGGCGGTAGAAAGATGTAGGCAGATGATTGAAGAAATACTCAACCCATCAGGTATGTCGGTACTAATGGGGATCAAACAGTTATAG